The following are encoded together in the Bos mutus isolate GX-2022 chromosome 3, NWIPB_WYAK_1.1, whole genome shotgun sequence genome:
- the FDPS gene encoding farnesyl pyrophosphate synthase isoform X1, with protein MPPPMLPLSRWLRSVGVFLLPASCWVPQDRLLGPLQRPTLGHGCPVLGAWHSARCWRQAWTEEPRAFYSSLRMNGDQKLDAYAQERQDFIQHFSQIVKVLTEEDIGHPEIGDAITRLKEVLEYNAIGGKYNRGLTVVITFRELVEPGKQDPDSLQRALTVGWCVELLQAFFLVSDDIMDSSLTRRGQTCWYQKPGIGLDAINDAFLLESSIYRLLKLYCREQPYYLDLIELFLQSSYQTEIGQTLDLITAPQGNVDLGRFTERRYKSIVKYKTAFYSFYLPVAAAMYMAGIDGEKEHAHAKKILLEMGEFFQIQDDYLDLFGDPSVTGKIGTDIQDNKCSWLVVQCLQRASPEQRQILQENYGQKEAEKVARVKALYEEMNLSAVYMQYEEDSYNHIMGLIEQYAAPLPPAIFLGLAQKIYKRKK; from the exons ATGCCACCTCCCATGCTGCCCCTGTCCCGCTGGCTGAGATCTGTGGGGGTCTTCTTGCTGCCAGCCTCGTGCTGGGTGCCCCAGGACAGGTTGCTGGGTCCCCTACAGCGACCCACCCTGGGGCACGGGTGCCCAGTCCTGGGGGCCTGGCACAGTGCCCGCTGCTGGCGGCaagcgtggacagaggagcctcg AGCATTTTACTCCTCCCTCAGAATGAATGGAGACCAGAAATTGGACGCTTACGCCCAAGAAAGGCAGGATTTCATCCAGCACTTCTCCCAGATTGTCAAGGTGCTGACTGAGGAGGACATTGGGCATCCAGAGATAGGAGATGCCATTACCCGACTCAAGGAG GTCCTGGAGTACAATGCCATCGGAGGCAAGTACAATCGGGGTTTGACGGTGGTAATAACCTTCCGGGAGCTTGTGGAGCCTGGGAAACAAGATCCTGACAGTCTCCAGCGGGCCCTGACTGTGGGCTGGTGTGTGGAACTG CTCCAAGCCTTCTTCCTGGTGTCAGATGACATTATGGACTCATCCCTCACCCGACGGGGGCAGACCTGCTGGTATCAGAAG CCAGGCATAGGTTTGGATGCCATCAATGATGCTTTCCTTCTGGAATCATCCATCTACCGCCTGTTGAAGCTGTACTGTCGGGAGCAGCCCTATTACCTGGACCTGATCGAGCTCTTCCTGCAG AGTTCTTATCAAACTGAGATCGGACAGACCTTGGACCTCATCACAGCTCCCCAGGGCAACGTGGATCTTGGCAGATTCACAGAAAGGAG GTATAAGTCTATTGTCAAGTACAAGACAGCTTTCTACTCCTTTTACCTTCCTGTAGCTGCTGCCATGTATATG GCGGGCATTGATGGGGAGAAGGAGCATGCCCATGCCAAGAAGATCCTGCTGGAGATGGGAGAGTTCTTTCAGATTCAG GATGATTACCTCGATCTCTTTGGGGACCCCAGCGTGACGGGTAAGATCGGCACAGACATCCAGGACAACAAGTGCAGCtggctggtggtccagtgtctgcAGCGGGCCTCTCCAGAGCAGCGCCAAATCCTGCAG GAGAACTATGGGCAGAAGGAGGCTGAGAAGGTGGCCCGAGTGAAGGCGCTCTACGAGGAGATGAATCTGTCGGCTGTGTACATGCAATACGAGGAAGACAGTTACAACCACATTATGGGTCTCATTGAGCAGTATGCTgcgcccctgcccccagccatcTTCCTGGGGTTAGCACAAAAGATCTACAAGCGGAAAAAGTGA
- the FDPS gene encoding farnesyl pyrophosphate synthase isoform X2: MNGDQKLDAYAQERQDFIQHFSQIVKVLTEEDIGHPEIGDAITRLKEVLEYNAIGGKYNRGLTVVITFRELVEPGKQDPDSLQRALTVGWCVELLQAFFLVSDDIMDSSLTRRGQTCWYQKPGIGLDAINDAFLLESSIYRLLKLYCREQPYYLDLIELFLQSSYQTEIGQTLDLITAPQGNVDLGRFTERRYKSIVKYKTAFYSFYLPVAAAMYMAGIDGEKEHAHAKKILLEMGEFFQIQDDYLDLFGDPSVTGKIGTDIQDNKCSWLVVQCLQRASPEQRQILQENYGQKEAEKVARVKALYEEMNLSAVYMQYEEDSYNHIMGLIEQYAAPLPPAIFLGLAQKIYKRKK, from the exons ATGAATGGAGACCAGAAATTGGACGCTTACGCCCAAGAAAGGCAGGATTTCATCCAGCACTTCTCCCAGATTGTCAAGGTGCTGACTGAGGAGGACATTGGGCATCCAGAGATAGGAGATGCCATTACCCGACTCAAGGAG GTCCTGGAGTACAATGCCATCGGAGGCAAGTACAATCGGGGTTTGACGGTGGTAATAACCTTCCGGGAGCTTGTGGAGCCTGGGAAACAAGATCCTGACAGTCTCCAGCGGGCCCTGACTGTGGGCTGGTGTGTGGAACTG CTCCAAGCCTTCTTCCTGGTGTCAGATGACATTATGGACTCATCCCTCACCCGACGGGGGCAGACCTGCTGGTATCAGAAG CCAGGCATAGGTTTGGATGCCATCAATGATGCTTTCCTTCTGGAATCATCCATCTACCGCCTGTTGAAGCTGTACTGTCGGGAGCAGCCCTATTACCTGGACCTGATCGAGCTCTTCCTGCAG AGTTCTTATCAAACTGAGATCGGACAGACCTTGGACCTCATCACAGCTCCCCAGGGCAACGTGGATCTTGGCAGATTCACAGAAAGGAG GTATAAGTCTATTGTCAAGTACAAGACAGCTTTCTACTCCTTTTACCTTCCTGTAGCTGCTGCCATGTATATG GCGGGCATTGATGGGGAGAAGGAGCATGCCCATGCCAAGAAGATCCTGCTGGAGATGGGAGAGTTCTTTCAGATTCAG GATGATTACCTCGATCTCTTTGGGGACCCCAGCGTGACGGGTAAGATCGGCACAGACATCCAGGACAACAAGTGCAGCtggctggtggtccagtgtctgcAGCGGGCCTCTCCAGAGCAGCGCCAAATCCTGCAG GAGAACTATGGGCAGAAGGAGGCTGAGAAGGTGGCCCGAGTGAAGGCGCTCTACGAGGAGATGAATCTGTCGGCTGTGTACATGCAATACGAGGAAGACAGTTACAACCACATTATGGGTCTCATTGAGCAGTATGCTgcgcccctgcccccagccatcTTCCTGGGGTTAGCACAAAAGATCTACAAGCGGAAAAAGTGA
- the RUSC1 gene encoding LOW QUALITY PROTEIN: AP-4 complex accessory subunit RUSC1 (The sequence of the model RefSeq protein was modified relative to this genomic sequence to represent the inferred CDS: inserted 1 base in 1 codon), with product MLSPQRALLCNLNHIHLQHVSLGLHLSRRPELREGPLSTSPPPGDTGGKESRGPCSGTLVDANSNSPAVPCRCCQEHGAGLENRQDLAQEEEGAASPSDPGCSSSLSSCSDLSPDESPISVYSRDLPGNEDVHPQPSIVPLEQGSPLASAGPDTCSPDSFCCSPDSCSEASSPSGPGLDSNCNALTTGQDLPSPGLEEEEEAEEQDLPTSDLPEADDEKIDAGKTEPSWKINPIWKIDKETTDASWKITENNNSGWKVNGNTIECWKTEHGKFDSSWKTNTGITDSGSKTDAGKIDGGWRSDVSEEPVPHRTITSFHELAQKRKRGPGLPLVPQAKKDRSDWLIVFSPDTELPPTGSLGSSQAPPREVTTFKELRSRSRAPPPPVPPRDPPAGWALVPPRPPPPPVPPRRKKNRPGLQPIAEGQPEEGRVGSPAAGEEAPASKEPEQPGPQAGTEAGPLLLPRPLVFRFSADGRPLLQGGSAAAAGSLLLAPLASWPGAGLRLXGAPSTPEEQLLPVRLSPVGAYSPPARGDLPCLASPELALLLSPLFPRSSTFPPVASPPCQVPAPPLPRPPRPPKAPRWTRSPPPPPRLLRSSWSFAGVPGAQRLWMAEAQSGTGQLQEQKKGLLIAVSASVDKIISHFGAARNLVQKAQLGDSRLSPDVGHLVLTTLCPALHALVADGLKPFRKDLITGQRRSSPWSVVEASVKPGSSTRSLGTLYSQVSRLAPLRSSRSRFHAFILGLLNTKQLELWFSSLQEDAGLLSLLYLPTGFFSLARAGCPSLSTELLLLLQPLSVLTFHLDLLFEHHHHLPLGPPQAPPPPGSPPALQQTVQAVLHWGGRLAQSLRGASGEAPPGPSAPSSSPSPCSWWEQLTQASRVYASGGAEGLPLPRWGSRRTQTAAEATQERSPHTEEAAPGRGVWLGRLFGVPGGLAETESGAPKSRRPSSWLPPTVSVLALVKRAAPPEAPSSPKELEVSEPSTVQTHRAVRALCDHTAAGPDQLSFQRGEVLRVIATVDEDWLRCGRDGAEGLVPVGYTSLVL from the exons ATGCTGTCCCCTCAGAGGGCCTTACTCTGCAACCTCAACCACATCCACCTCCAGCATGTCTCTCTAGGCCTGCATTTGTCCCGCCGTCCGGAGCTCCGGGAGGGGCCCTTGAGCacatcccctcccccaggggacaCCGGGGGCAAGGAGAGCCGGGGCCCCTGCAGTGGGACCTTGGTGGACGCCAATTCCAACAGCCCAGCCGTGCCCTGCCGATGTTGCCAGGAGCATGGGGCAGGCCTAGAAAACCGGCAGGACCTagcacaggaggaggagggggctgccTCTCCCTCAGACCCGGGCTGTTCCTCCTCTCTCAGCTCCTGCTCAGATCTTAGCCCCGATGAGTCCCCCATCTCAGTCTActccagggacctccctggcaacGAGGATGTTCACCCTCAGCCCAGCATCGTTCCCCTGGAGCAAGGCTCGCCCCTGGCTTCCGCAGGCCCAGACACCTGCTCCCCAGACAGCTTTTGTTGCTCTCCGGATTCCTGCTCTGAAGCTTCCTCTCCATCCGGTCCAGGCCTGGACTCCAATTGTAATGCCCTGACCACTGGCCAGGACCTCCCTTCCCCAGGgctagaggaagaggaggaggccgAGGAGCAGGACCTCCCTACCTCTGACCTCCCAGAGGCTGATGATGAGAAAATCGATGCTGGGAAAACCGAACCCAGTTGGAAAATCAACCCCATTTGGAAAATTGACAAAGAGACAACTGATGCTAGCTGGAAAATAACTGAGAACAATAACTCGGGTTGGAAAGTCAATGGGAATACTATTGAATGTTGgaaaactgaacatggaaaatTCGACTCCAGTTGGAAAACCAATACAGGAATAACTGATTCTGGTTCGAAAACTGATGCAGGGAAAATTGATGGGGGATGGAGAAGTGACGTCAGCGAGGAGCCGGTGCCCCACCGGACAATCACGTCCTTCCACGAGCTGGCCCAGAAGCGCAAGCGGGGCCCAGGGCTGCCCCTCGTGCCGCAGGCCAAGAAAGACCGCAGTGACTGGCTCATCGTCTTCTCTCCCGACACCGAGCTGCCCCCCACAGGGTCGCTCGGCAGCTCCCAGGCGCCTCCCCGGGAAGTCACCACCTTCAAGGAACTCCGGTCCCGAAGCCGGGCTCCGCCCCCGCCAGTCCCGCCCCGAGACCCCCCAGCTGGCTGGGCCTTGGTCCCACCTCGGCCCCCACCGCCACCCGTCCCTCCCCGGAGGAAGAAGAACCGacctgggctgcagcccatagcaGAGGGGCAGCCCGaggagggcagggtgggcagCCCAGCTGCTGGTGAGGAGGCCCCAGCTTCAAAGGAGCCGGAGCAGCCAGGTCCTCAGGCTGGCACTGAAG CCGGTCCCCTCCTGCTCCCTCGGCCCCTGGTTTTTCGGTTCTCGGCTGACGGGCGCCCCCTGTTGCAGGGTGGGAGCGCGGCCGCAGCTGGGTCTCTGCTCCTGGCGCCTCTGGCTAGCTGGCCAGGCGCTGGGCTGCGGC CTGGGGCACCGAGTACCCCGGAGGAGCAGCTGCTGCCCGTCCGCCTGTCCCCGGTGGGGGCCTATTCGCCTCCAGCTAGGGGGGACCTTCCCTGCCTGGCCAGCCCTGAGCTGGCACTGCTGCTGTCCCCGCTCTTTCCCAGAAGTAGCACCTTCCCCCCCGTGGCTTCCCCACCCTGCCAGGTACCCGCCCCCCCGCTGCCACGGCCACCTCGTCCGCCGAAGGCCCCTCGCTGGACCAGGAGCCCACCGCCTCCGCCCAGGCTAC TCCGTAGTTCCTGGTCGTTCGCCGGCGTCCCCGGGGCCCAGCGACTGTGGATGGCAGAAGCCCAGAGTGGGACTGGCCAGCTGCAGGAGCAGAAAAAAG GTCTCCTGATAGCTGTTAGTGCTTCAGTGGATAAAATCATCTCGCACTTTGGGGCCGCCCGGAACTTGGTTCAGAAG GCCCAGTTGGGGGATAGCCGTCTGAGCCCAGACGTGGGGCACCTGGTGCTGACCACCCTCTGTCCGGCCCTCCATGCCCTGGTGGCCGACGGGCTGAAGCCTTTCCGGAAAGACCTCATCACTGGGCAGCGGCGGAGCAGCCCCTGGAGTGTGGTGGAGGCGTCTGTGAAGCCAG GCTCCAGCACTCGTTCCCTCGGTACCCTGTATAGCCAGGTCAGCCGTCTGGCCCCGCTGAGAAGTAGCCGTAGCCGCTTCCACGCCTTTATCCTGGGCCTCCTCAA cACTAAGCAGTTggagctgtggttttccagtctCCAGGAAGATGCAG GCCTGCTGTCCCTCCTGTACCTGCCCACTGGCTTCTTCTCCCTGGCCCGGGCTGGCTGCCCCTCCTTGTCCACggagctgctgctcctgctgcagcCATTGTCGGTGCTCACCTTCCACCTGGACCTGCTCTTtgagcaccaccaccacctgccccTGGGGCCGCCTCAGGCCCCACCCCCCCCAGGCTCACCTCCAGCCCTGCAGCAGACTGTGCAAGCCGTGCTGCACTGGGGGGGTCGGCTGGCCCAGAGCCTCCGGGGGGCTTCTGGGGAGGCCCCTCCGGGCCCTTCAGCCCCCTCAAGCTCTCCCAGCCCCTGCAGCTGGTGGGAGCAGCTGACCCAGGCCTCCCGGGTCTATGCGTCTGGCGGCGCCGAGGGCTTGCCTCTTCCCCGGTGGGGGTCCAGGCGCACCCAGACTGCAGCTGAGGCCACACAGGAGAGGTCCCCGCACACAGAGGAAGCAGCACCAGGCAGAGGCGTATGGCTGGGGAGACTGTTTGGAGTGCCTGGGGGCCTCGCAGAAACTGAGAGCGGAGCCCCTAAGTCCAG GAGACCATCCAGCTGGTTGCCCCCGACAGTGAGTGTGTTGGCTCTGGTGAAGCGGGCGGCGCCTCCTGAGGCTCCCTCATCTCCTAAGGAGCTTGAGGTCTCAGAACCCAGCACGGTGCAGACCCACAG GGCAGTCCGGGCTCTCTGTGACCACACTGCTGCAGGACCTGACCAGCTGAGCTTCCAGCGAGGGGAAGTGCTGCGTGTCATCGCCACTGTGGATGAGGACTGGCTCCGCTGTGGGAGGGATGGAGCGGAGGGACTGGTACCCGTGGGGTATACCTCCCTTGTTCTCTAG